The Nitrospinota bacterium genome includes the window TTTCAACAGGGATTTCTGGATGTAAAGATTCCAATTGATCTTTAATCCAATTAGCCTGCCACAATGCCAGGGGACTCCCCCTGCTGCCAATTTTAATTTTTCTGGATTCCATTCAATCGTCCAAATGGAATAAGTGACGAATGGCTTTTAAATAAACATGACCATCCAAGGACTGGGTTTTCTTTTTCAGATTGATAGTGGGTTTGTGAAGAATCTTGTTGACCAATGATTGGGTTAATTGGTGAACTGCCTGCTTGTCTTCCTCAGAAAGGTGGGTGAGTGTTTTAAGAGTTTTATCCACCTCAATGCTACGCATTTGTTCAGCACGGTTTCGCATTTCTACAATTGTGGGCACTGCATCAAGGGTGGAATACCAGTTGTTAAATTTAGTGACCTCCTGCCGAATGATTTCCATAGCACTTTCGGCTTCTTTCTGTCGTTCCTCCATATTTGCATTGACCACATTTTGGAGGTCATCAATGTCATACAAGTATACATTCTCCAGGTCGTTCACGTCCGGAGCAATGTCCCGTGGTACAGCAATATCAATGAGAAAGATAGGCTTATTTTTTCTCTTATGTATCGCCTGCTCAATCATTTCCTTATGGATAATAAATTTAGGAGAAGCTGTTGAAGTGATAACAATATCAGCCCTGTGTAATTCTTCCTTAAATGCTTCAAAATCCAGTGCACAACCGTTCAAGGTCTGAGCAAGGGAAATAGCCCTCTCATAGGTTCTACTTGCCACGTACACCGTTTTCACACCGTAGGAAATGAGGTGTTTTGCGGCAAGCTCTGCCATCTCACCTGTTCCCACCAGCATCACCGAGTGATTTTCCAAATCCTCAAAGATTTTTTTAGCAAGTTCAA containing:
- a CDS encoding glutamyl-tRNA reductase, producing the protein MISTEPNLVLVGVNHKTTPVEIREKLAFNQVKLEASLEQLVNRPEIAENIILSTCNRVEIYARVDNTDQGIQLLKDFICDYHGISRGSLDEYFYSYTDNQAVEHLFRVSASLDSMILGEAQILGQVKDAYSTARASSSTGLVLNQLFEKAFNVAKKVREETGISERGVSISSAAVELAKKIFEDLENHSVMLVGTGEMAELAAKHLISYGVKTVYVASRTYERAISLAQTLNGCALDFEAFKEELHRADIVITSTASPKFIIHKEMIEQAIHKRKNKPIFLIDIAVPRDIAPDVNDLENVYLYDIDDLQNVVNANMEERQKEAESAMEIIRQEVTKFNNWYSTLDAVPTIVEMRNRAEQMRSIEVDKTLKTLTHLSEEDKQAVHQLTQSLVNKILHKPTINLKKKTQSLDGHVYLKAIRHLFHLDD